DNA sequence from the Prolixibacter sp. SD074 genome:
CCCCATAATCACAATGGAGAAGAAATAGATGATATCTCTCGAATCGATAACACCGCGTGAAATCGCACTAAAATGAGTTGACATACTCAGATAATCGAATGCCGAACCCGCCTCGCCGGTCAGCGATGACGCAAGAATACCGAAAATGACATGGAAGAAAATGCCGATGATTAGCGCCATCAGGAACGCGACAATTTGATTATTCGTAACACTACTGGCAAATAAGCCGATGCTGATGTATGCCGAGCTCATCAATATTAGTCCAACGTATCCAAGGACGACCGCTCCCTGATCGATAGGGCCCAGGCTCCAAACCGTAAAATAATACGGGAATGTGAGCAACAGGGCAATGACAATCAGAATGAGTGTGGAGAGAAATTTACCAACAACAATTTGCCACTCGGAAATCGGTTTTGTCAGCAACATTTCCAACGTGCCGTTTTTTTTCTCTTCGGCTAACTGCCGCATGGTAAGCGCCGGAATAAAGAAAAAGAGTGTCCAGTAAGCAATACTGAAGAACGATTGCAAACTTGCCTGCCCGATAAAAAATACATCGTTCCCCGATATCCAGGTAAAGAACCCGCTGAATCCCAGAAATGCAACTACCATGATATAAGCCGTCAGGGAATCGAAAAACGATTGCAGCTCTCTCCTGGTAATGATCCATATTTTAGTCATCGTACCATTTTTTTTGAATTCATCTTATTGTCATGTCAATTAATTCATCGTCACCTCGCGGAAAATATCCTCCAGTCGGGTTTCAACCGGAGTTAATTCTTCGATGTACCAATTGTTTTGTGCACACATATCGAAAATTGAACGCGCTGAATTTTCGTTTTCATGACTGTGGACTTCAAAGTATCCTGGTAAATTTTCCATCATGGCCACAGAACGAACCGTACCAATATCTTCCAATGCAATAAAAATATCTTCCGGTTCTCCACCGCTGACCTTTACTTTCAGTATTTCGTCGCCATGAGCCCGCATACGGAGTTCGGCCGGCGTACCATTTGCCACAATACGTCCATTATTAATAATGAGAATCCGATCGCAGGTGGCTTCCACTTCGGCCAGAATATGAGAACTGAGAATGATCGTTTTTTCCTTTCCTATTTTTCGAATCAAATCACGAATTTCAGCAATCTGGTTTGGGTCGAGCCCCGTGGTTGGTTCATCCAGGATGAGCACCTCCGGATCGTGAATTAATGCCTGGGCCAGACCAACCCGCTGCTTGTACCCTTTCGAAAGCTCACGAATATTCTTGTATTTTTCGCCGGCAAGGCCACAAACCTTAATCATTTCAAGAATTCGCCCGGGAATTTTCCCTTTCGGCACACCATGCAGTTCTGCAACAAAAGCCGGTAATCAATCACCTGCATTTCCTGGTATAGCGGATTATTCTCCGGCAGATAACCAATCAGGCTTTTCACCTTTTCAGGATTCTCTTTAACCGACAATCCGCCAACCGTGATATCCCCTTCATTGGTCGCCAAAAAACAGGAAATCGCTTTCATGGTAGTCGTCTTTCCGGCACCGTTTGGCCCCAAAAAACCAAGTACCTCACCGGTATTCACCTTGAATGAGATGTTGTCGACCGCTTTTTGCGCACCATATAATTTGGTCACCTTTTCAACGATAATATCCATAACTTCACGCCGTATTTAAAACTTGCAAATCCCAAATTATAAAAATTCAATACCTGAAAAACATAACGTAACTTGGTTTAACAATATTTAACAGCACTTAAAACAAGGGTTTGAGAGGAGTGTTGTAGATTACACGTCGCCGTTTAACCCGTCATTCCCATAGAAATTGATAACATGTTATACCAAATATCGCCAAAAACAAATCTTTCGGGTTGGAGCCACAGTCACCATAATGATAATGATGACACTCCAGGCTGCACTTGCCTTCTCCCCCCTGAAAAGCACTAACACATTAACCACAACAAATCAAACACCATCAAATTCGTTAATAATTAATAAAAAGGTAAAATATTACCGAAGAGATTCCCTTGAGGGTAAGAGCCTGGACTGTCGTTTTGACCAGCTAAGATTAACGCCTGACACACTCATTACACCCCTTCCCCTAAAAACAAGTGGCAGATTTCCGGTTCCGGCGGAAGGACAAACTGAAAAATCTGGTGTAAACGGCAACGACAGTATATTTCGATCATTTCAAACAAAAGTATTTTATGATTCCCTCAGAGTCCGATCCGAAAGAAGTTTCTGGATCCGGTACCTGTATGGATGGATGATAGCATCGCCGCAAACAGCCAAATCGCAAATTGAGGTAAACAGTGAACAGTACTTTAAGCCATTTTCCGGTAAACGAATCGGGAGAATACATATTCAACAACTCGATGTATTCGGGCCCTCGTTACAGGATACGGCAATTGTTCCCGATAATTGGTTGGTACAAGCGGGTAATGGCATTCATGTGAAAACCCGCAACCAGGTGTTACGCAAAAACCTGCTGTTTAAGACGGGTGATATTGTCGATCCCAGGACAATGGCTGAAAACGAAAAGCTCATTCGTGATCTTCCATACATTAAAGATGTATCCATCATTCTGATTCCGGATCAATTGAATTCTCAAATAGTCGACGTTCATATTGTTACCAAGGACAATTTCTCATGGGGATTTCTTCTGGATATTAATGGTAACAAATCGGCGAGGTTCGATTTGTTTAATCAAAACATGTTTGGCCTCGGCCATGAGTTCTCTATCGGGACCGTTTATCATTCCCATGAACATCCAACCATCGGTTTTCGTGGCTTCTATGGCATCAACAACATCGGCGGGAAATTCATCAACGGTGCATTCCGAATAGAAGACACTTACCGGAAAAATGCCGTCTCGGCGATGCTGGAAAAGCGCTTCCTGACCACAAAAACAAAAAATGCAGGAGGACTTTCCTTCAACCGGGTATTTCGTTACGATTACCTGACCGATGACAAAGTCATGAAGCTGGATACGACAGTCAGTTCCCTTAATTTGGATGCCTGGTATGGACATGCCTTTGCACGCAAAGCGGAAAAACAAGCGGTGGGTCATTTCATTGTTGCCGGACGTCTTTTTAGTCAGAAATTTTTCGAGCGCCCAACGGTATCTCAACAAAGTAATCAGCTTTTTCATAATCACCGGATAGCTTTGGCATCGATTGCCTACAGCAAACGATTTCTGCAAAAGAACAACCTGGTTTATGGATACGGAATAACCGAAGATATTCCGTATGGTGATTACCTCGAATTGACATCTGGGTATGACTTCGGAGAATTCTACAATCGCACCTATTTACACCTTTTCTATTCAAAAGGGATGATCTTACCCAACTACAGCTATTTACGTTTTGGTTTGGGAGCAGGAAGTTTTCTCTACCATAATCATTTTGAACAAAGTACGATACTGGGCGAAGGAGATTTCTTTTCACGATTGTATAACATCAATGGCCACCAATTCAGGCAGTTTATCAATGTCCGGTACATCATAGGATTAAACCGCTTTAATCGGGAGTATCTTACCCTGAATAATGAATGGGGAATTCGTGGTTTCAAAACTGAAATGGTAAGAGGAACGCAAAAACTCACCGTAAATATGGAAGCAGTAACTTTTCTCCGTTCACAGTTTTATGGTTTTCGTTTTGCGCAATACTTCTTTTCTGATATCGGTTTTATTGGAGACGATTCAAAATTCATTTTAGACCAGGATTTTTATGCTGGCGTCGGTCTGGGGTTTCGTATCCGTAACGAATCGCTTGTCATAAACACCTTCGAATTTCGGTTGACCTGGTTCCCCATTACTCCTCCCGACATGCGCCCGTGGACAGTCAGGGCGCTGGGACAACCAAAATCTAAATTCAATGATTTCCTCGGACGCCGACCTGAAATATTGCCCTACCGCTAATTCAACCAATGAGTATAGTATAGCGAAGTTTCAACTTAGTAGGCAGCCATAAAAAAAGCCCGGTTGGGAACCGGGCTGAACCTGTTAATTAATCTCCTCAATATAATAGAAGTTGTAATGTGCAAAGGAAAAAGTATCCATAATCGACAGGCAATATCGACTTGCAAGGAACGGTATGAAACATGAGTAAATTATGGATACAAGGATTGTAAACTTACGTTTGCCAAGGAACATAATTTGAATAACCTTCAAAGATTAGTAAGAACGCTGTGTTGTTTAACCAAAATTCTAAGAAACCTATTTAAAACCCTGTTGTAATATTTTTTTAAACTGATTGTTTTCGATGATAACTTCCTTTCGGAAGAGTGGGAGAAAAGGCCTCCCAACTCTTTTATTTTTCTAATCAAGTTTCTTAATAATATCCGTTGCTTTGGAGGCATAATATCCGTCACCGGATGCAATTTGCCTGAATACTTTAAGCGCTTCTTCCTTTTCTTCTCGATGCAGGTAACATAGTCCGATATACCACTGGGCCTGTTCGGCGAAGAGGTTATCGTTATGCTCCACAACTTTTGCATAGGATTGAATTGCTTTCGCGTATTCTTTCTCTTCCTGGTAAGCAACGCCTACATAGAAATTGGCTGCCGGATTATTGTCGTTATCAGCCAGCACCTGATTGAATAACTTCAATGCTTCGTCATAATCTGACTGATTAAACTTCTTCAACGCATCGGTCATCAGGTTATTTGTCGAATTGTTGGCAGACCTGAATATTCCTACTTTATAAGGTTGATAGTAATCTCGGTAAATTTCCTGGTTTGAGTACGATTGATTCCTTACAAAACTGGCGATTCCGAGAATGAGCATGATAGATGCTGCGACCGTGTACCACAATATTCGTTGTGTTTTGGGTGGTCGAATTCCCCGCATCTCACGGTTTTTCTCGTTTTCTTCAGCTTTCCTGATATTTTTGAGGGAAGCACGAAGCTCCATCACATCTTTCTCGCCAATAGCTTCATCCACTTCACGGAAGAGTTTCACATCTGCTGCCAGATCCGGATTCATGGCCATTTCATCCACGAATGAGGCAAGGCCAACTTCATCCATCTCGCCAGACAGGAAATTTTCAATCTCCTCGCATTGACGGGCATGTGAACTTTCGTTTTCACTGATAATGTTCAGCGCTGCGCGAAGGCCCATGACATCTTCTTCGCCAATGGCTTCATTGACTTCGTGAAACAGTTGAATATCGTTAGCCAAATCCGGATTACTTTCGGCATCCAGTTCAATGGCTTCCATTTCCTTATCGGAGAGATCGCCTGAAACGTATTCTTCAATTTCTTCCACCGTGCGGTTATGGGCCGGCATATGTTTGGCTATCGTTTCGATATTAGCCCTCAGCTCCATAATATCTTTTTCCATAACGGCATCCTGAATTTCCTGGAAAAGCAATTCGTCTGCTTCCGAAAATTCGCCGGATCCGTTATCGCTAACCGGTTTAGCTTCGTCTTTGTATACTTGATGAACAGTCTCTTTGGAGGCTTTCTTGTGGTTCTGCAAATGCAGTTTTTGGAGAGAGTTACTGTAAGCGTTTAGTTCCTCGTCGTCCAAATCGAGGTCAGAAATGTCTTCAATTTCTTCAGCCAGTCCGAAGTAGGCTTCTGAAATTTCCGGGGAGAAGGTTTCGTTTAAATCGAAGGAGTTAGAAATGTCTTGCAGATTACCTCTCAGTTCCATCACGTCTTTTTCGCTCATCGCCTCTTCGATCTCCCGGCTCAGCTTGAGGATCTCAGCCAGTTCAGGATCGTCGACCAGGCACGTCCGGAACGCATTGAGTTGGTCTCCCGTCAATTCACCACCCAGGTACATCTCGACCAACTCATATTTATTTATTTCAGGTACCATCTTCAATTAGTTTTTTATAATTCAAATCCTGCTTGATACTGGTGATCAAGTACTCCTTGCACTTAAACTTGCGCTTTTTGGCGTACTTCTCACTCTTATATCCCATCATTTGTGACATTTGACGCAACGGTACTTTATCAAAAAATAGCTGCAACAGCTTTTGACAGTCGGATCCAAGCATTTGGAAATGCTTCTGATACAACCGGTACCGTTCGTTCTTGTCAGCTACTTCTACGAGATTATAGTCGTATTCCTCATCTGATAAGCCGGCGTTATCAAACGCCATATCCCTTTCAGCTTTCTTCTTATTCAGATGTTTAAGCCAGAGGATTTTGCATACCGAAAAGAGGTACGTGTCGAAAGAAGCATTGTTTAAAACCAGGTCCCTGGCTTTAAGTTTACGATATATGACGATGATTGCCTCTTGAAAAATATCACTGGCATCTTCATCATTACCACTGTTCTTCTTCACGTAGAAGTTAACCTTGTAGTAGAAGTTCTTGTAAATGTATTGCAGGATTACATTGTCGTTCCTCAGAATCCCATTCAGGAGTTCTTCGTTCGTGTAATTTATCATTTTCACTAGTTAATACGTTTTTAACTCAAAAGGTAACCCGGTAAACTCAAATTTTTTCAAATTTTTTTCGTTTCCCTTGAAAAATAAGCCAAAAGAAACGACAAAAAATAGGAAGATTTAGTTTTCTCACTTCATGCTTACAACAATTTTAGATAAAAAATTCCAATATACAAACCGACAAATCAGGGTCAACTCAAAGTAAAAACGGAACTTTCTCTATTTTTATGTGCCAAAATGATTCTTTTTTATTAACCATAATACATGTAAAAAAATAACTGATGCTGAAAACATTAAAACTTCTTGTGGCATTTATGTTTATAGGCGCCACGGCTTTTGCGCAAACCCGCGAATTGACACTGAAAGATGCCATTATTGGCCGGTACGGTCAATACAATCCGGAACGACTTCACCAACTGGCCTGGGTAAAGAATAGTAAGGATACATATTCTTATGTTGAAAAACATAAGTTAATTGGGAAAAACATAAAAGGAAAAGAGGTTGAATATACCTCAACAATCCAAATTAACAACGCTTTACGAGATGCCGGCCAGGATACATTGACGGGCTTCCCAAAGATCACCTGGATAAATCAGGATGAAATACGCTTCAAAAACGGTGATCATTTTAACCTGTTTCAACTCAAATCGCAGCGGATTACCAAAACAATTACGATCAAACCGAGTGGCCGGTTCGCCAATTTCAATGCGGAAACCCCCAAAGTCGCCTTCACGGTAGATAATAATTTATGGGTGGCCGATGAAAACGGGATGACTTCCATAACTGATGACCAGAATCCCGGAATCGTTAATGGCCAATATGTCCACCGTCGTGAATTCGGTATTACCAAAGGTACATTTTGGTCGCCCAAAGGCGATTTACTGGCTTTCTACCGCAAAGATGAAACGATGGTGCGCGATTATCCCATCGTTGATTTTATGGCCCGGGAAGCGGAGCTAAAACCCGCGAAATACCCAATGGCAGGGATGAAAAGCCATCACGTGACTGTCGGTATCTACAATTGCAAAACACAAAAAACGGTCTTCCTGAAAACGGGAAAACCATTGGATCATTATCTGACGAACATTACTTGGGGACCGGCAGAGAAGTACATTTAC
Encoded proteins:
- a CDS encoding ABC transporter permease subunit, coding for MTKIWIITRRELQSFFDSLTAYIMVVAFLGFSGFFTWISGNDVFFIGQASLQSFFSIAYWTLFFFIPALTMRQLAEEKKNGTLEMLLTKPISEWQIVVGKFLSTLILIVIALLLTFPYYFTVWSLGPIDQGAVVLGYVGLILMSSAYISIGLFASSVTNNQIVAFLMALIIGIFFHVIFGILASSLTGEAGSAFDYLSMSTHFSAISRGVIDSRDIIYFFSIVIMGLMGSEASLAKRNLN
- a CDS encoding ATP-binding cassette domain-containing protein, with translation MPKGKIPGRILEMIKVCGLAGEKYKNIRELSKGYKQRVGLAQALIHDPEVLILDEPTTGLDPNQIAEIRDLIRKIGKEKTIILSSHILAEVEATCDRILIINNGRIVANGTPAELRMRAHGDEILKVKVSGGEPEDIFIALEDIGTVRSVAMMENLPGYFEVHSHENENSARSIFDMCAQNNWYIEELTPVETRLEDIFREVTMN
- a CDS encoding ATP-binding cassette domain-containing protein translates to MDIIVEKVTKLYGAQKAVDNISFKVNTGEVLGFLGPNGAGKTTTMKAISCFLATNEGDITVGGLSVKENPEKVKSLIGYLPENNPLYQEMQVIDYRLLLQNCMVCRKGKFPGEFLK
- a CDS encoding tol-pal system YbgF family protein; this encodes MVPEINKYELVEMYLGGELTGDQLNAFRTCLVDDPELAEILKLSREIEEAMSEKDVMELRGNLQDISNSFDLNETFSPEISEAYFGLAEEIEDISDLDLDDEELNAYSNSLQKLHLQNHKKASKETVHQVYKDEAKPVSDNGSGEFSEADELLFQEIQDAVMEKDIMELRANIETIAKHMPAHNRTVEEIEEYVSGDLSDKEMEAIELDAESNPDLANDIQLFHEVNEAIGEEDVMGLRAALNIISENESSHARQCEEIENFLSGEMDEVGLASFVDEMAMNPDLAADVKLFREVDEAIGEKDVMELRASLKNIRKAEENEKNREMRGIRPPKTQRILWYTVAASIMLILGIASFVRNQSYSNQEIYRDYYQPYKVGIFRSANNSTNNLMTDALKKFNQSDYDEALKLFNQVLADNDNNPAANFYVGVAYQEEKEYAKAIQSYAKVVEHNDNLFAEQAQWYIGLCYLHREEKEEALKVFRQIASGDGYYASKATDIIKKLD
- a CDS encoding RNA polymerase sigma factor; protein product: MINYTNEELLNGILRNDNVILQYIYKNFYYKVNFYVKKNSGNDEDASDIFQEAIIVIYRKLKARDLVLNNASFDTYLFSVCKILWLKHLNKKKAERDMAFDNAGLSDEEYDYNLVEVADKNERYRLYQKHFQMLGSDCQKLLQLFFDKVPLRQMSQMMGYKSEKYAKKRKFKCKEYLITSIKQDLNYKKLIEDGT